ATGGCCATCTCCCGCTCCCGCGAATATCGCGCTGATGCCTCCGGAGCGAGGATCTGCGGCAAGCCGCTGGCGCTTGCCGGCGCGCTGCGCAAGCTGCAGCAGGCCTCCACGATGATGCCGATGCAGGAGGCGACCCCCTCGACCTCTCACCTATTTATTGTTAACCCCCTGACCGGCGCATCGATGCTGAAGCTCTTCTCCACGCACCCGCCAATGGAGGAGCGCATCGCCCGCCTGGAAGCGATGGCCTTCTCAAGGGAGTAATGACCGCTACAATGAAGACGATGATGAAGACTATTTGGCCTATATCGTTCTCGGGCTCGGACCGGTAAATAAAACCTCGGGATTGGAGAACTTCTCGTGAACTCCCTCTGGATGTGGATCGGATTCAACCTCTTCGTCCTCGTGCTGCTCGCCCTGGATCTCGGCGTGCTCCACCGCAAAGGCAAGGAGGTGGGGATTCGCGAGGCGCTGCTGCTCAGTCTTGGCTACTTCGTCCTGGCGCTGATCTTCGGCGCCGGAGTCTATCATTTCCTCGGAGCGAACTCCGGAGTCGAGTTTTTAACCGGTTATCTGCTGGAGAAGAGCCTGAGCGTCGACAACATCTTCGTCTTCGTCCTGATCTTCAGCCATTTTCAGGTTCCGGCGCAGTACCAGCACCGCGTTCTGTTTTGGGGGATTCTCGGTGCCCTGGTGATGCGTGCCGCGCTGATTTTGACCGGGGCGGCGATCATCGAAGCCTTCCACTGGGTCATCTACATCTTCGGCGCTTTCCTCATCTTCACCGGGGGCAAGATGCTGGTGACGATCAACCAGGAACCCGACATGGAGGGGAACCGCCTGGTCCGCCTGGTGCGCCGCCGGTTCCGGGTGACGGAAGGGTATGAAGGAAACAGGTTCTTCATCCGCCGTGACGGCCTGCTCTACTTCACTCCGCTGATGGTGGTTCTGATCCTGGTGGAAGTCTCCGACGTGGTGTTCGCGCTCGACTCCATCCCGGCCATCTTCGCCATCACCACCGACCCGTTCATCGTATATACGTCCAACGTCTTCGCCATCCTGGGGCTGCGGGCGCTCTACTTCGCCCTGGTCGGCATCATCCACCGCTTCCATTACCTCAAGTACGGCCTTTCGCTGGTGCTCATGGTCGTTGGGGCGAAGATGCTGATCAATGCGGCTTTCGGCAAGGTCATCCCCACCGAGGCTGCGCTGCTGATCACCGCGCTGCTGATAGGCGGCTCCATGCTGGTGTCGGTGATCAAGACCCGGAGGCTGCCGAAAGAGATCGGCACCGCAGAAGCCGTTCACGGGTGGGTGCCGGGGAGTCCGGCAAGAGAAGAATCTGGCAAGGACACGCTGGATACAAAAAAATGAGTACGAAAAGCTACCCACGTGCTATATTAGATAGAATTAAGGCTCTGGCCGTGGATGGAAGCGGGACGGGCGGCGAAGCTCGCCTGCCTGCTGATGGCGATAGCATATGGCATGCCTGAGATCTCAATCGTTTCGCTCACTTCTCCTTCTGCTCCTCGGATGCTCCCTGACCGCGGCATCCGTCCTTCCGGGCTTCGCAGGTGCGCAGCATCGCTTTGCCCTGGAGACAGCGAACGATCACTCGCCCCTATTCCCCATTGAGGAGAAGGATCATAGAGGCACCTCGACGGCCGACAACTGCTGGGAAGAAAATGAACTCCCTGAGAATATCCCTCCCGGCGGGTCGAATTTCCTTGCCGCTGTGACCCATTGCCGGATTCATATCCCTTACCTTCGCACCATTCCCCCTGAAGTCTTTCTGGAACGCTTTGTCCCCCCGCAAAATCTCTCCTGAATACCCTCCTCGCATTTTTCGATGCGAACGTCATCAGTTGGTTGCTGGCGCCATCGTGGCGTCTGCCTGTGACAACAGCCTGTAAAATCATACATGTATGGAGAACCCTATGTTGAGCGGCCAAATCTTCAATGCGGTCACGATCGTCTACTTTGCGGCAATGATTTTGTTTATCACCTATATGGCCACACGGTCGAGGACAGTTGCGCTCACCGCCACAGTTCTGGCCTGGTCCGGTTTCGCGATTCACACCATCGCTTTGGGTCTGCGCTGGTACGAGTCATACCAGATGCTCGGCGAACATGGTCGTGCGCCCCTCTCCAACCTTTATGAGTCTGTAGTCTTCTTCTCATGGTCGATCCTGCTCACGTACCTGTTGGTCGATCTGAAATACAGGCAGCGGGCTGTCGGCGCATTCGTGATTCCGGTTGCTTTTCTCGGCATGACGTGGGCACAACTCGGCCTTGATTCGGCGATCGATCCGCTCGTTCCTGCCCTGCAAAGCAACTGGCTCACTTATCACGTCATCACCTGCTTTCTTGGTTATGCCGCATTCGCCGTGGCCTGCGGAGTCTCCATCATGTATCTGCTCAAGGCCAATAAGGATAAAAGCGGAAATTCCTCTTCGAAAGGCGGTTTGATGGCGGCTCTTCCGGACGCCCGAATTCTGGACGATATCAACTACAAGGCGATCATGATCGGTTTTCCCCTGCTTTCCCTGGGGATCATCACCGGCGCTGCCTGGGCCAATTACGCCTGGGGGACCTACTGGAGCTGGGACCCGAAGGAGACCTGGAGTCTCATCGTGTGGTTCATCTATGCGGCTTTCCTGCACGCCCGCTTCACCCGCGGGTGGGTCGGGCGAAAAGCGGCGTGGCTTTCCATCACCGGTTTTGCGGCGACCATTTTCTGTTACCTGGGAGTCAACCTGCTCCTCTCTGGATTGCACAGCTACGGGGGATGATGTGAATCCTCGTTTCCCCCCCTAGCATATGATCCCCATAGACTATACTTCCAGTGTACTCGCCGTTTCTCGGGCTGCCGTGTCGGTCGGAAGGAAAGGGATGTTTCATTAGGCGCATCGGAATGCAGCCATTGTCGGCTGTCGCATCGCGCTTGGACATGTACCAATTGCAGTTTATGGGGGGGCTTGGAGAATAAACAGTGGAAAAAATCGGACTCGAACTCTTTATCGTCCTGTTGCTCATTCTGGCCAACGGCTTTTTCGCCGGAGCGGAACTCGCCATCGTCTCGGTTCGCCGCGGCCGGATCGCACAATTGGCGGCCGAGGGAAGCAGACGGGCCAAACTCGTGGAGCAACTTCTCTCCGACCCTCACCGCTTCCTGGCCACGGTCCAGATCGGCGTTACCTTGGTGGGAACAGCGGCGTCCGCCGTTGGGGGCGCCGCCGCGGTCGAGGTTATCAAGCCGCTTTTGCAGCAGGTCCCGATTCGCCTTGTCGCTAATGCCGCTGAACCTCTTGCCCTTTTTCTGGTGGTCGGCTTTATCGCCTATCTCTCCCTGATTCTCGGAGAGCTGGTGCCCAAGGCTCTAGCTTTGGAATATTCGGACCGGATCGCTCTCGGCGTAGCCCGTCCGATTCGTTTCCTGGCCCGGATCGGGGGTATCCCGGTCTTTATTCTGACGCTGTCGAGCCAGGCGGTTCTGCGTCTGCTGGGGATCAAGGCATCCGGGGAGCAGGCCTTCATCACGAAAGAAGAAATCGAGCACTTGGTGGCCGAAGGCCGTCAGGCCGGGACGGTTACCCCCGGCGAGCAGGAGTTCATTCGCAATGTATTCGAGTTCTCCCAGACCCAGGTGAGGGAGGTCATGGTGCCTCGCCCCCGCATCGTGGCGCTGGATCTGGAAGGGGATCAAGAGCTGATCCTGAAAACGGTCCTTAACGGTCAATATTCACGCTACCCGGTCTATCGGGGCGAGATCGAGAACGTGATCGGCTTCATCCATGCCAAGGATCTGCTGGGGCGGGCGGTGCAGGCCCAGACCGTGGACGTGGAGAGCCTCCTACGGCCTGCCTTCTTTGTCCCGGAGACGAAAAGAACCAACGACCTTCTGCGGGAGATGCAGCGTCGCCACCTTCACATGGCGATCGTCGTTGACGAATATGGCGGGCTCAGTGGAATCGTCACGACCGAGGACCTGCTGGAGGAGTTGGTTGGCGAGATCGAGGATGAGCATGATATAGGAGGGCCGAAGCGTATCCAGCCCATTAAAGATGGGGGCTACATGGTCGACGCATTTCTTACTCTCAATGATCTGGAGGGACTGCTCGGAGTGCGTTTCCCTGAAGGTGTACCCTATGACACCCTTTCCGGGCTGATTCTCTTCGAACTGGGGCATATCCCTGTGGAAGGCGAAAAGGTGAAGTGGGGCGATTACCTTCTGACGTGCGTCAAAGTCTCCCAGACGGCGATCCGCAGGGTCAAGATCGAACCGGCAGGCCTGGAGAAAACCTGGAAAGAATAATCGGTTCTCCACAGGTCCAACTTCAAAAAGAAGGCGAAAAGATGTCACTGATGATGTGGTTTTTTATCGTTTTGATCGGACTTATCTTCCTGGCAGGGCTGGGATATGTCGTCAGGGCCATACTGATGCAAATCCGGTTGTCCGATCCTGAAAGCAGAGCCAGGGCCGATCTTCTCATGGATCGATACAGAGAAGGCGAGATCACCCCTGACGAATACCGGGAAAGGAGGAAGGATATCGATTAAAGTAATCCGCAAAGCCTTTGCAAGTGATACTTCTGAAAGGATGACCTGATTTGCCTTTCAGGCGTTTTGCGGAACGATAAGAATGTCACATGGTGCCGTGCGTAAAACATGATCGGTGACATTGCCGATCAGGACATTGGAAACGCCCGTGCGGCGGACGGTCCCCATGACGACTAGATCGTTTTTACGGTCCGCGGCAAACTGGACGGTTCCGGAGGAGGCGTATCCCTTTCGCACATGCTGCTCGACAGGATGCCCGGCGAGGTCGATATCCAGCCGCCATCTGTCCATTGATGTCATCGCCCATAATTCGGTTCGCTGCCGGTACTGTTCCGCTTTTTCGACCGCACCGGCCATGCTCAACTGCTCCTCTCCCCAGATCCCGTACACATGCAGCAGATCGATGCCGGCTCCAGGTGCCAGAAAAGTTGTGGCGGCTAGGGCCTGCCGCGACGCATCAGAGAAGTCGGTTGGCACAAGAACCCGGCGGTAGGGGTATTGTAAAGGCCGTGCAGGGAGCCTTGGGAGGATTGATCTTCTGGCTTCTCGGCATCCCGGGTGCGTTGCTGTGGGGCGTGGTGATGGCCTTATTGTCGCTTTTGCCTGTTGTCGGGGCGGGTCTGATCTGGGGACCGGTCGCGATTTACCTGGCTGCCACCGGCCACTGGGGGCAGGGGCTGATTCTGGCAGCCTTCGGAGTGGGAGTCATCGGCCTTGTCGACAAAGTCCTGCGCCCGATTCTCGTGGGGCGCGACACCAAGCTGCCGGATTATATCGTGTTGCTTTCGACGCTCGGCGGCTTCGTGCTATTCGGAATGAATGGGTTCGTGATCGGGCCGTTGCTCGCTGCCCTCTTCGTAGCCTTCTGGGGCATCTTCATGCGGGAATTCAATCCACCACAAACAGCCCCGCAGGAAATTGATTCCATTGCAGATGATGCTTGACCAAGGCCACTTCAACCATTGACACGAGAGGTTCCCAATTCGGTTTTCGGCATTGTACTGACGACGATCGTGACCTGTGAAATTTCCCCCTGCTCACCCTTCGTACTTCTAGTCAGGTGGTGAGAAAATGCACTACTAATCCACAACAGGGCGCCGTCGACAACGGAATCGCTGTCTCAAAATTCACGACTGGCCGGACGCTTATCCCCTGTCTGACATTGTCGTGACTTATACGACACCTTCCAAAGTCTGTTCTTTTCGCCGCATTGGATGGCCTTTTTCTCGTGATACAGTCTTTTCCTGGCGCTGAACACCTATGGTTTTCGAGTTCTGTTTTCAGTTGACTATCGACTCCATTTGGCGTACGCTTTAACGTACCTTAAGAGGAGAAGAAAATGACTACTATTACGGCGACTGAAGCAAGGAAAAGCCTCTATAAACTTCTCGATGAAGTTTCCGAATCGCATGAGCCTGTACAAATCACCGGTAAGCGCGGCAATGCGGTCCTGATCGCTGAAGACGATTGGCGGGCGGTTCAGGAGACGCTCTATCTCCATTCTGTGCCGGGCATGAAGGAATCAATTGTTGAGGGGATGAATACCCCTGTCGATGAGTGCGACGAGGACCTTGACTGGTGAGTTGGCGGATCGTTTTTACCAAGCAAGCCCAGAAGGATGCGAAGAAATTATCGGCTTCAGGACTGAAGCCGAAAGCCGAAAAGCTGCTTGGTGTCCTAGCGGAGAATCCATATCAGACCCCGCCTCCGTATGAGAAGCTTGTTGGCGATTTGGCTGGAGCATATTCCCGTCGAATCAACATTCAGCACCGACTTGTCTACCAGGTTCTGGAAGAGACAAGAACGGTGAAGATGCTGCGAATGTGGACGCATTATGAATAGTTGTTGAGTTTTTATAAGTCACGGCATCTTAAATATCATAACCCCGCTTGGTGATCTGGGCGGGGTTTTCTCGCATTGCAGGAGTGTGTAAGATCACCCATGGAAATATGGTGACGGCTATTCATCTTCGGGAGATAACATCGGATCTGGAGGACATTCTTTGCCAGTTCTTCCGGGAGGGTGTGGAGCTGGCTCGACCTGCTGAGTTTACTTCTTGTAAACCAATTTGCAATGTGGTACTGTTTACTCAAAGTAAACACCGCCTATTGATGGAGATGGAATGCACGTTATTCGCAAGAGGGCTTTCGAGGAGGCTACCAGAAGGTTCCCGAATGATAAAACAGCGATCATGGACGCTTACCGGGTCTTGAATAGTGGGACATTCAAAACCCCGGAGGAGCTGAAACAAATATTTCCAAGCATTGATAACTTCAAGTACAAGGACAAGTGGTACGTGATAGACATCGGCGGTAACAATCTGCGGATCATGGCGATGGTCCTATTCACCAACCAGAAATTCTACGTCAAACACATCGTCACGCACGCAGAATACGACAAGCTTTGCAGGAAATACAGAAAGGAGAAATGATGAATACGGCGACAGCAAAAAAACTTGAAGCTTCGTTTCTCTCCTTCTTCAAAACTGCACACCGGGTAATTGAAATCGAAACCGAAGAAGACTACGAGTTCGCTCTGGATCTTGTCGAGCACTTGATTACGAAGGCCGAGGACCGTGAGGGGGAGCCGCTGCTTCGTATGATCGACATGGTTGCCGACTCAATCGAGAAGTACGAAAACAGCCTTGAGAGTGTGAGCAACTACATCCAAGAGGTTGAGACCGGCGACCCGGGAGTCTCAACGCTAAGAGTGCTCATTGATCAGCACAACCTGTCATATTCCGATCTGAAGGAAGAGATCGGCTCAAAATCTCTGGTATCTCAAATCCTGAGCGGATCGAAGAATTTAACCAGGACACACATCGCAAATCTGACAAGACGGTTCAGAATCAGCCCTGAACTATTTTTCTGATCAAACACGAAACCCCAGCAGCGTACAGAGAACACTCCCCGCTGCTGGGGCTATAGCAGCTTTTTCCTCTCGACTCTCAACAAGTGAGATAATCGTCCTAAAATCAATTCCCAGATACCCTGGAACTTTTCACATCAGGTCACGTCACCCCTTCGGTTGCATATCCGCCACGAGCTGTTTCGCCTCTAGGCGTCGCGGCAATGCGGCAGGGCGTCCGAGGTACAGAATCTCATCGGAGAGCCTTTATTTTTTCAGTGATCTGTGACATAAGAAGGGCGGAGCTGTTTTATATTTTGGCTCGATTTCCACTCCTTTCAAGAGTTTTTTATGATCAACGCGGATCAAAGAGGAAAACTGTTTCTCGAACGTCTGGCTTCCGAAATCATCATCGGCGACGGTGCCATGGGGACGCTCCTGTACAGTCGCGGGGTTCCTCTGGATGCCAATTTCGAATATCTCAATCTGATCGATTCCGACCTGGTGCGGGGCGTTCATGCCGATTACGTCGATGCCGGTGCCCAACTGCTCGAAACGAACACTTTCGGGGCAAACGCGCTACGGCTTGGGGCTATCGGCCTTGAGAAAAAGGTCCGGGTCATCAACGAGGCCGGCGCCCGACTTGCACGCGCCGCGGCCGGGCCGGAGCGGTTTGTCGCCGGGGCGGTGGGTCCCCTGATCCGCCCCCGCGGGGAATCGGGCGAAATCACCCCCGAGCAGAAGAAGGAAGTGCTGCGCGAGCAGATGGAAGCCTTGGCGCAGGGAGGGGTCGACCTTTTCATTCTCGAGACGTTCTCCGCCCTGGACGACCTGGAGACCGCCCTGGCCATTGCCGGAGAGCTCGGTCTCCCCACCGTTGCGCAGATGGCCTTTCTGGAGGAGGGGCGCTCCCGGGAAGGGGTGTCCGCCGAGGAAGCGGCCCGCCGCCTGGATGCCGCCGGCGCCGCCGTCCTGGGGGCCAACTGCGGCTCGGGCCCGCGGGATCTTCTCAAGGTTCTCTCCCGCATGGGGGCGGTTTCCGCTCTGCCGCTGTCGGCCTTCGCCAACTCCGGTTTTCCCCAGTACGTGGACGGGCGCTACATCTATCTGGCCACCCCCGAATATTTCGCCGCCATGGGGCGGGAGATGGCCGCGGCCGGCGCCTCCCTTGTGGGGGGATGCTGCGGAACCACTCCGGACCATATCCGAGCCCTGGCCCGGGCCCTTGCCGGAGCCGGACCGGAGCCTCGGCCGCGCCGGCCTCGGGTGGAGACTCCCGTCGCCGGGGAGAAGGAAAGGAGAGAGGCGGCTCCGAAAACCTTTCTCGACGAGTGGGGCCGGCGGCCGGTGGTGACGGTCGAAATCGATCCGCCGCGGGGAATCGACTGCACGAAGGTTCTGGCGGCGGCACACACCCTGGCCGGGGCGGGGGTGGACGCCATCAGCCTGGCGGAAAACCCCCTTGCCCGAATCCGGATGGGGAACCTGGCTCTCGGAAAGAAAATCCAGGATGAAACCGGCGCCGAGGTGATCGTTCATGTCACCTGCCGCGACCGCAATCTGATCGGCCTCCATTCGGAACTGATGGGCGCTCACCTGCTGGGGCTCCGCAATATCCTGGCTGTGACCGGAGATCCCGTATCCGTTGGAGGCGAGGCGGGGGCCACCAGCGTTTTCGATCTCAATTCCGTAGGGCTTCTGCAGCTTCTTTCCGCCTTGAACCGGGGAGAGAGTCTTCTCGGGACGGACCTCGGAGCTTGCAGCAGCTTTCTTCTCGGCGCCGCCTTCAATCCCAATCTGCCCAGCATGGACGGCCAGCTCAGGCGTCTGGAGAAAAAAGTCGCGGCGGGGGCACGCTTCGTGCAAACTCAGCCGGTTTATTCACGAGAGATTCTGGACACTCTGCTGGAGCGCACCGCACCGCAGGGCATCCCGGTCCTGGTGGGAATTCTCCCTCTGGTGAGCGAGCGCAACGCCGAGTTCCTGCATAACGAGGTGCCCGGGATCACCCTGCCGGACGAGGTGCGCCGGCGCATGCGGGGCAAAAGCGGCGAGTCGGGGGTCCGGGAGGGATTGGATCTCGCCATGGAACTGGTGGAGGCCGGCAGGGGAAGGGTCGGCGGCTGGTATCTCATGCCGCCTTTCGGCAAGGTGGATCTGGCATTGGAACTGATGGCGGCTATTCGCCGGGATTGGCGGTAAGGCCCAGGATTCCGTTCAGTTCGCCCTTTTCGTCCAGGTCGAAGAGGTCGTCACATCCACCCAGCAGGTCGCCGTCCACGAAAATTTCCGGCACCGTTTGCCGTCCCGCGCGGCGGTGCATTTCCTGCTCCTTGACCGGATCGGTGGTGACGTCGTACTCGGTGAACTCCACGCCCTTGATGCGCAGAAGTTCCTTGGCTCTTTTGCAGTAAGGGCAATAGCTCTTCGTGTAGATTTCGACCTTTTTCATCTGCTGATTTCCTGTAATTCAAAAGGTAAATATCAGGGGCCGAAAACGCCCGCATTGGATCTCTGCCTTTATACAAGGATTCAGTGTAACCAGGAATCATGGAAATTCAAGGGAGTCTGAAAAAAAGATGATGAGTTTGGGAAAGGGACTTGCCACCCTGATGTCGGCATTTCTGCTCTTGTCCTGCGGGATGATGGCGCGCCCCGGTCAGGAATTCGAGACCGCCGGCCGCGACTATGTGCAGCGCCTGCGATGGATGGACCATGACGGCGCCTCCCGGCACTACTCCGAAGAGTATCGGGAAACCTTTCGGCAGCGCTTCGGGGATCTTAAGGACCTGCATATCGTCGATGTCCGCCTGGAATCGGTCGACCTTCGGGAAGAGGCCGGGCGGGCGGAGACCTCCATCGTCCTGGAGTATTATCTCTTGCCCTCGGCCACGGTCCGACAGTTCCGCCTGCAGCAGGAGTGGGCCTATCAAGGCGGCGACCGTTATCACCCGGGTGCCTGGCGTATCATTTCCCCTTTTTCCGGCATCCCCTGACCCCTGTCGGGGCGATTCCTCGCCCGCAGGAGCCGTCCTCCTGCAGACCCTCCGAATCACGGGTAAAATATGCGTCATTCCAAGGTCTTATTTGTCCGGAAGTGAAAGACGTTGGGGAAAATTTCCCTTGATTTAGATTCCCTCCTTATGGTATTTAACTGCATACTGTATACAGAATAGCGCGAGGCAATTACCGGGAAAGAGCAGTCTTTCCCTTTTCTTAGGAAGTTTTTCGTTCTTCTTTTATGGAGTGAGAACGACGGAACTATACAGGAGGCCGATTTGTCTCAGGTCGTATTTTCCAGCTGGGGAAGAAACATCGTCGATAACCGCCAGGGAGGCAGCAGCGAAACTGAGATTTTTCAGAAGAAGCTGCCGGTGACCTACGACGGCGATCGCCCGTGGTCCGCCTTTATGGGATGGGATGGGGTGATCCTCACCAGCCCGGGAGTGGATGTGGTGGCCATGGCCGCCGAATATGCCAGGCGGGTCCAGGAGAATTACTGCTGCGCTAAATGCACCCCCGGAAAGCGCGGCACCCGCGTCATGCAGGATACCCTCGCCCGCATCGTCTCCGGCCATGGGGAAGAGCGTGATCTGGCGACCATCGAAAGTATCGCCGGACTGCTGGAGAATTGCAAATGCACCCTCTGCATGACCTCCGCGGTGCCGGTGCTGGATACGGTCAAGCATTTCCGCGACGATTATCTCGCCTATATCCGCGGCGAGCGCAAACCGAAGCCGGCATCCTATAAGGTCAAACTTACCGCGCCGTGCCAGGACAAGTGTCCTGCCCACATCGACATTCCGGCCTATATTGAAACGATCAAGGACCGCCGCTACGGCCACTCCCTCTCCGTGATCCGGGAAAGCATGCCGCTGCCGGCGGTCTGCGGCCGGGTCTGCCCGCATCCCTGTGAAACCGCCTGCCGTCGCAAGAATGTGGATGAGCCGATCAATATCATGGTTCTCAAGCGCACGGCGGCCGATTACGAGTGGAAGCACCACAAGACTCCGCCGATGCAGCCCAAGCCTCGCAGGGACAAGACCGTGGCCGTGGTCGGGGCCGGGCCGGCCGGACTGGCGGCGGCCTATTACCTGGCCCTCGAAGGGTATCCCGTCACCATTTACGAGGCGCTTCCCGAAGGCTTCGGCGGCGGTATGATCGCCGTGGGCATTCCCGCCTACCGGATGCCGCGTCATCTTCTGCAACGAGATATCGACATCATCAGCAGCCTCGGGGTGGAGATCATCTACAGCACCCGGATCGGCAAGGATATCCCACTGGCCGAGCTGAAGGAAAAATACGACGCCGTTTTCCTCGCTCCCGGCGCCCATCGCTCCAAGCCCATGGGGGTTGAAGGCGAGGACAAGGGGTACGAAGGCTTTCTTCCCGGCGGCATCGATTTTCTCCGCGAGGCCTACATGGGACAGCCGACCGGCATGGGCAAGAAGGTCGTGGTGGTCGGCGGCGGCAACACCGCCATCGACTGCGTACGCGTCGCGCTGCGAGAAGGGGCGGAAGATTCCATCCTGGTGTATCGCCGGACCCGCAAGGAGATGCCGGCCGATTCCTGGGAAGTGGACGGAGCCGAAGAGGAAGGGGTTCAGTTCGAATTTCTGGTCAATCCGACCCGCATCGTCACCGAGAACAACAAGGTCGTCGGCGTGGAGGTGGTCAAAATGGCGCTCGGCGAGCCGGACGAATCAGGACGCCGCCGCCCCGCGCCGGTCCCCGGAAGTGAATATGTCATCGAATGTGATACGGTCATTCCGGCCATCGGCCAGGATCCCGACCTCTCCTTCATTCCCGAGGACCTGGGGATCGACATCACCCGCTGGAATACCGTTGTCACCAAGCACCTCCCCCTGAAGAATGCGGCCGACCGGGAGCTGAAGGACGGCATGGGCAACCCTCTTTCCCGAACTCTGATTACCGACCTCGACGGGGTCTTTGCCGGCGGGGATGCCGAAATCGGCCCTCTCACCGTCGTGGCATGCGTCGGCAGCGGGCACCGGGCCGCCCGGGTCATCCAGCGCTATCTCGAAGAGGGGCAGGTCTATCTCAGCGACGACGATATCATGGAAGATATCCTCTCCCACCTCGGGGTTTACGACAAGAATGAAGAGGTTCCCGTACTCGATGCCGCCGCCAGGGAAAACCAGGCGGAGATCCACGGGCGGCAGCGGGCGAGCTTCAAGAACTACTCCGAGGTGGAACTCGGGCTCAAGGACAGTCAGGCGGTTCGGGAAGCGGAGCGGTGTCTGCGGTGCTACCGTGTGGCCATGATGGCGGTATAAGAACGAATCGTATCAGGGCAAAAGGCGAAGGGTAGATGGGTTAGCCGCCCTCAGCCTTTTGCCGTTTTTTTGAGGTGAAAACATTATGGTCACTCTGACGATCGACGGCAAAACAACAAGCGCACCTGCTGGGACGACGATTCTTGAGGCGGCCCGCCAGGTGGGCATCACCATCCCGACCCTCTGCTGGCTGGAAAAGATCTCCCCGACCGGGGCCTGCCGGATCTGCGTGGTGGAGGTGGAAGGTATCGACCGGCCGCAGACCGCCTGCAATACGCCGGTCAAAGAGGGGATCGTCGTCACCACGCGCACCCAGAAGCTTCAGGCCATCCGCAAGCAGGTGGTCGAGCTCCTTCTGGTCAATCATCCCCTCGACTGTCCCGTCTGCGATGCCGGCGGGGAATGCCAGCTGCAGGACATCTGCTATGAATTCGATGTGGCGTCTCAGCCCTTCGAAGCCGAAGACGTCAATCACCCGACGATCAACGAGTGGCCTCTGATCCAGCAGGTTCCCAACCGCTGTGTGCTCTGCGAGAAGTGCGTCAAGGTCTGCCATG
The Desulfuromonas sp. TF DNA segment above includes these coding regions:
- a CDS encoding TerC family protein; this encodes MNSLWMWIGFNLFVLVLLALDLGVLHRKGKEVGIREALLLSLGYFVLALIFGAGVYHFLGANSGVEFLTGYLLEKSLSVDNIFVFVLIFSHFQVPAQYQHRVLFWGILGALVMRAALILTGAAIIEAFHWVIYIFGAFLIFTGGKMLVTINQEPDMEGNRLVRLVRRRFRVTEGYEGNRFFIRRDGLLYFTPLMVVLILVEVSDVVFALDSIPAIFAITTDPFIVYTSNVFAILGLRALYFALVGIIHRFHYLKYGLSLVLMVVGAKMLINAAFGKVIPTEAALLITALLIGGSMLVSVIKTRRLPKEIGTAEAVHGWVPGSPAREESGKDTLDTKK
- the ccsB gene encoding c-type cytochrome biogenesis protein CcsB — its product is MLSGQIFNAVTIVYFAAMILFITYMATRSRTVALTATVLAWSGFAIHTIALGLRWYESYQMLGEHGRAPLSNLYESVVFFSWSILLTYLLVDLKYRQRAVGAFVIPVAFLGMTWAQLGLDSAIDPLVPALQSNWLTYHVITCFLGYAAFAVACGVSIMYLLKANKDKSGNSSSKGGLMAALPDARILDDINYKAIMIGFPLLSLGIITGAAWANYAWGTYWSWDPKETWSLIVWFIYAAFLHARFTRGWVGRKAAWLSITGFAATIFCYLGVNLLLSGLHSYGG
- a CDS encoding hemolysin family protein gives rise to the protein MEKIGLELFIVLLLILANGFFAGAELAIVSVRRGRIAQLAAEGSRRAKLVEQLLSDPHRFLATVQIGVTLVGTAASAVGGAAAVEVIKPLLQQVPIRLVANAAEPLALFLVVGFIAYLSLILGELVPKALALEYSDRIALGVARPIRFLARIGGIPVFILTLSSQAVLRLLGIKASGEQAFITKEEIEHLVAEGRQAGTVTPGEQEFIRNVFEFSQTQVREVMVPRPRIVALDLEGDQELILKTVLNGQYSRYPVYRGEIENVIGFIHAKDLLGRAVQAQTVDVESLLRPAFFVPETKRTNDLLREMQRRHLHMAIVVDEYGGLSGIVTTEDLLEELVGEIEDEHDIGGPKRIQPIKDGGYMVDAFLTLNDLEGLLGVRFPEGVPYDTLSGLILFELGHIPVEGEKVKWGDYLLTCVKVSQTAIRRVKIEPAGLEKTWKE
- a CDS encoding universal stress protein, coding for MPTDFSDASRQALAATTFLAPGAGIDLLHVYGIWGEEQLSMAGAVEKAEQYRQRTELWAMTSMDRWRLDIDLAGHPVEQHVRKGYASSGTVQFAADRKNDLVVMGTVRRTGVSNVLIGNVTDHVLRTAPCDILIVPQNA
- a CDS encoding type II toxin-antitoxin system Phd/YefM family antitoxin, with the protein product MTTITATEARKSLYKLLDEVSESHEPVQITGKRGNAVLIAEDDWRAVQETLYLHSVPGMKESIVEGMNTPVDECDEDLDW
- a CDS encoding Txe/YoeB family addiction module toxin, translating into MSWRIVFTKQAQKDAKKLSASGLKPKAEKLLGVLAENPYQTPPPYEKLVGDLAGAYSRRINIQHRLVYQVLEETRTVKMLRMWTHYE
- a CDS encoding type II toxin-antitoxin system HigB family toxin, with product MHVIRKRAFEEATRRFPNDKTAIMDAYRVLNSGTFKTPEELKQIFPSIDNFKYKDKWYVIDIGGNNLRIMAMVLFTNQKFYVKHIVTHAEYDKLCRKYRKEK
- a CDS encoding type II toxin-antitoxin system HigA family antitoxin, with amino-acid sequence MNTATAKKLEASFLSFFKTAHRVIEIETEEDYEFALDLVEHLITKAEDREGEPLLRMIDMVADSIEKYENSLESVSNYIQEVETGDPGVSTLRVLIDQHNLSYSDLKEEIGSKSLVSQILSGSKNLTRTHIANLTRRFRISPELFF